A stretch of DNA from Nitrosopumilus zosterae:
ATGATTCATAATTCCCTAAAAGAGGCATCTTTGGATTTATCCAGATGTTTTGTTGTATCTATAGAAAACCAATTCAATGTGGCAACTTGGGCATCATATCTGAAATCTGCATTGCCACATTTTGATAAAGTGTTTAGTGGGAACAATTATGTTTCAATGATCCTTGCAGATTCTGGTATTGAGGTTATGGAACCTATGTTTTTAGATAGAACTCTGTACAATGCAACAAAAATTCGCTCAATGATTGTTTCTGGTGAAAATTGGAAAGATTCTGTCCCAAACGCTGTTTATGAATTACTTACAAAAATTAATGCTAAAAATAGACTGACAGTAATTTCTAAATCGGACACAAATCCTACTAAACATTAATGGAACCTATACGTGCCTGTCCTATTTGTCCTAAATGTGGTTCAAAGAGATTTGTCAGGTTGATTGCTGAAAAAGTCACTGTGAAGTGTCGCTCCTGTAACAAAATAATTGAAATCTAAATTTCATAGTTAATTAAATTGAGTTTGCTAATTTTAGACTACGATCAGATATTGACACTACAGAATCAAATTTTTATTAATTATGACCTCTACAACGAAAAATGTCATCTGTTTTTATTCTAATTCTTAATCGATTTTTTGAATATCATGAATTTTGGATGAACTTAAACACCTTCTAAAGAATCTAAAAATATCATAAAATCCCCATCTGTACTTTTTAAAAAATAAAAATAAAAATAAACGATTATTCTAGATTAGACTCAATCTCTTCTTTTTTCATGAATGTTGTCTGTTGATGATGAGTCATAAGAAATCCCTGTTTGCTCATATGAGAAATGGTTTCTCTGATTAGTTCTCTCTTCTAATATCTCAGAACTATTTGAATCATAGTAATCTGTGATTTGATTAGAAGTAACTGGACTGCCTGTAACAAAATGAATCTTTACTAGAGATTCTTTGTCTATGTATTCTGGATTTTCATGACCGTCTATCCCATAAGCAAAAGTGTTTTCCAGCATTATTGGGACGTTTAGCAGTAAAATGCTTAACAAAGAAAACATTCCAAAAAGAGCCACTTTCTTCATGGTGTAAAGTTTTGGTCTTTCTACTTCATACTCAATACCAACACATGTTTTTTGTTTTTTGGTTTTGTTCTGATTTTGGTAATTATACATTATTGAGACAACAAAAATAATTCACTTAAATTTCTGTTTGTTTTGTAATTACAAACAATAATCATAGATACAAAAATCATAATAATTTCAAATCCATTTGAAAAACATACAATATGCAACTGTAAATTATTATTTTTTAATTTTTTTATAATATCTTGTACTGATTATTGAAATTCATTCTTCAATAATTTCTCATGTTGCTTTGCACAGTATCTAATGTCTCATATAATGTGTGTAATTTTACTACACACAACTAGTTATACTCATACCTTAATAAAAAAGAATTATCATGCATAGTGAGAAAATTCTCGAACATTTAGGATTGGAAAACGACTCAGACCTTGATGAATTTGATTGTTAGTCGATTCTACTATGTCTCATTTTCTAATATATTCGATCCAAATTCATAAATCTTATAATTTTGGTATAATAATACTATGATTTGATTTAGTTAATATTTGCAGTATTCTTGAAAAAATCATGGCAAAAACATGGAAGGATAACGAAATCAGCCTTGATCCAATAAAAGATCAAACGATCGCTGTAATTGGTTATGGAATCCAAGGTGACGCACAAGCTAACAACATGAAAGACTCTGGTCTGAATGTAATTATTGGTCTTAAGGAAGGTGGTAACAGCTGGAAAAAGGCAGAAGCTGATGGTCATAAAGTAATGTCTGTTGCAGAAGCAACAAAACAAGGTGACATTATTCACATATTGATTCCAGATATGATTCAAGGTCAGGTATACAAGGATGAAATCGGTCCAAATCTTTCTGAAGGAAAAGCATTGTCATTTTCTCATGCAGCTGCAATCTATTGGAAATGGATTGAAGCACCAAATAATGTTGATCTAATTATGGTCGCTCCAAAAGGACCTGGTTCTAAAGTTAGAGAAACCTATCTTGATAATTTTGGAACTCCTGCAATTGTTGCAGTTGAACAAGATTTTACAGGAAAAGCTTGGGATAGAACATTAGGAATTGCAAAGGCAATAGGTAGTGCAAGAGCTGGATTAATCAAAACTGCTTTCAAAGAGGAAGTAGAAACTGATTGGTTTGGTGAACAAGCAGACCTTTGTGGTGGTGCAGCTTCTATGGTGACAAATGCATTTGAGACTCTTGTTGAAGCAGGATATCAACCTGAAATTGCATACTTTGAAGTTTTACATGAACTCAAACTCATTGTAGATATGATTCAGAGATATGGAATCAATGGCATGTGGAGACGTGTAAGTGAAACCGCTAGATATGGCGGTTTAACACGTGGACCAATGGTGATGGATTCTGCAAATAAATCCAACATGAAAAAAGTTCTTACCATGATTCAAGATGGAACATTCAACAACGAGTGGATTTCTGAGTACCAGAAAAATGGTAAAGATGCATTTGACAAATACATGAAACAATATGACGAACACCAAATTGAAAAAGTTGGTAAAGAAATGCGTAAAATGATGTGGCCTGATTCCACAGAATAATCTTTTTTCTTATATTTTTCTTAATTTAGACACGCCTGTTGTGATGTGATTGATAATTGTCGGTAATGGTGTACCTGGACCAAAAACGTGGTCGACTCCTGCTTTGATCAAATCTTTATGGTCTATGTCTGGTATGACTCCGCCACCTACTATGAGAACATCGTTAATTCCTTTCTTTTTTAATGCCTTGACAACTCTTGGAAAAAGAGTTCCATGTGCACCATTTAACAAACTCATTGCTACGGCATCCACATCTTCATCTTCTGCAATTTGTGCAATTCTTTCTGGTGTTGCAAAAAGCCCTGAATAGATAACTTCCATCCCTGCATCTCTGAATGCCCTACAAAGTACTAGCGCACCTCTATCGTGACCGTCAAGCCCTAATTTGGCAACTAATATCTTGATACTTCGTGTTGCAACTTTTTGCTTCATGATTATTGCTATATTTTGTGTGTTTTAAAGGGTTTATTTGATTTTCGTAAATCTATTTTTTTGCTATAGCGCTCTAATCTCTTCAAATATATTGATTCAAAACTTAGAATGTTCCAGTAATAATAGATATGACTGAAGACGTATGTGATTTTTGTAAGGGAATTGGCTCTTCTGGACCAAATGTTTGTGTCTATTGCAATGGGACTGGAGAATGGAATAATGCAGCACAAGCATATGTGAAAAATCATATTTGTCAATGCATTGTACTTGATAGAAAATTCTGCCCTGTATGTAACAAAGCATGTCATCATGATACCTCGTTGAATCCTAAACAAAAAATTGATCCTGGTTATGGCGGCATGTCAAGTCGTGAAATTACAGTAATTGCCTAATTGGTAT
This window harbors:
- a CDS encoding nicotinamide-nucleotide adenylyltransferase, yielding MRGLMMGRFQPFHLGHLDLATRILDECDEVIIAITSSQFNYLEKDPFTAGERIEMIHNSLKEASLDLSRCFVVSIENQFNVATWASYLKSALPHFDKVFSGNNYVSMILADSGIEVMEPMFLDRTLYNATKIRSMIVSGENWKDSVPNAVYELLTKINAKNRLTVISKSDTNPTKH
- a CDS encoding cobalamin B12-binding domain-containing protein, whose protein sequence is MKQKVATRSIKILVAKLGLDGHDRGALVLCRAFRDAGMEVIYSGLFATPERIAQIAEDEDVDAVAMSLLNGAHGTLFPRVVKALKKKGINDVLIVGGGVIPDIDHKDLIKAGVDHVFGPGTPLPTIINHITTGVSKLRKI
- the ilvC gene encoding ketol-acid reductoisomerase, translated to MAKTWKDNEISLDPIKDQTIAVIGYGIQGDAQANNMKDSGLNVIIGLKEGGNSWKKAEADGHKVMSVAEATKQGDIIHILIPDMIQGQVYKDEIGPNLSEGKALSFSHAAAIYWKWIEAPNNVDLIMVAPKGPGSKVRETYLDNFGTPAIVAVEQDFTGKAWDRTLGIAKAIGSARAGLIKTAFKEEVETDWFGEQADLCGGAASMVTNAFETLVEAGYQPEIAYFEVLHELKLIVDMIQRYGINGMWRRVSETARYGGLTRGPMVMDSANKSNMKKVLTMIQDGTFNNEWISEYQKNGKDAFDKYMKQYDEHQIEKVGKEMRKMMWPDSTE